The Schistocerca americana isolate TAMUIC-IGC-003095 unplaced genomic scaffold, iqSchAmer2.1 HiC_scaffold_378, whole genome shotgun sequence genomic sequence cgcggacggtgctgacagcgtggtgtccagcgggctgtggtgacgtcggacgcggatggtgctgacagcgtggagtgcagcgggctgtggtgaagtcAGACCCGGGCGGTGCTGACAACGTAgattccagcgggctgtggtgacgtcggatgcagacggtgctgacagcgtgtagtgcagcaggctgtggtgatgtgagacctgtacggtgctgacagcgtggagtgcagcgggttgtggtgacatcggacacggatggtgctcacagcatggagtccaacgggctgttgtgtgttggacgcggacggtgctcacagcgtggagtgctgcgggctgtggtgacgtcaaacGAGAATGGTGCTGACAGCCTGGAGTCCAGCGGcctgtggtgacgtcggatacggacggcgctgacagcgtggagtgcagcggtctgtggtgacaacggacgtggacggtgctgacagcgtggagtacaGTGTGCTGTGTTGACGTCGGAAGCGGACGTTGGTGACAgattggagtccagcgggctgtggtgacgtcgaaagcgaacggtgctgacagcgtatggtgcagcgggctgtggtgacgtcggacacggacgctgctgacagcgtggagtccagcaggctgtggtgacttcggacacggacggtgctgacagcgtggagtgcagcgggctgtggtgacgtcggacacggacggcgctgacagcgtggagtgcagtggcCTTTGGTGAcggcggacgcggacggtgctgacagtataaagtccagtgggctgtggtgacgtcggaaacgaacggtgctgacagcgtcgagtccagcaggctgtcgtgacgtcggacgcggacggtgctgacagcgtggagtccagcgggctgtggtgatgtcagacccggacagtgctgactgcgtggagcgcagcgggctgtggtgatgttggactCGGATGGTGCTCACAGCTTGGAGTCCAacgggctgtggtgatgttggacgcGGACGGTGCCCACAGAGTTGAGTGCAGCGGCATGTgctgacgtcggacgtggacggtgctgacagtgtggagtccggTGGGCTGTGGTGtgttggacgcggacggtgctggcagcgtggagtgcagcgagcTGTGGTGACATCAGACACAgacggcactgacagggtggagtgCAGCCGGCTGtgatgacgtcggacacggacggtgctgacagaaaggagtccagcgggctgtggtgacgtcggactagGACGGTGCTCACAACATGGAGTGCAGCGGCATGTGCTGacttcggacgcggacggtgccgaCAGTGTGGAGTCCAGTGGGCGGTGGTGTGTCGGACGCGGTCGGtgatgacagcgtggagtgcagcggtctgtggtgacgtcggacgcagacggcactgacagggtggagtaCAGAAAGCCGTGGAGACGTCGGACAcggtcggtgctgacagcgtggaatgcagcgggctgcggtgacgtcggacgcggatggtgctgacagcgttgtgtgcagcgggctgtggtgtggTCGGACGCGGACGGAGCActcagcatggagtgcagcgggctgtggtgacgttggtCACGGACGGCACTGACAGCGCGGAGTGCAGCGGGCtgaggtgacgtcggacgcggacggtgctgacagtgtggagtccagtgggctgcgGTGACGTCAgacacaggcggcactgacagggtggagtccagcaagctgtagtgacgtcggacacggacggggctgacagcgtggagtccagcgggctgcggtgacgtcagacgcggatggtgctgacagcgttgtgtgcagcgggctgtggtgtcgTCGGACGCGCACGGTGcacacagcgtggagtgcagcgggctgtggtggcgCCGGACGCAAACAGTGCACACAGCAaggggtgcagcgggctgtggtgacgtcggacgcagacggcactgacagggtggagtaCAGAAAGCTGTGGAGACGTCGGACACgttcggtgctgacagcgtggagtgcagcgggctgtggtgacgtcagacacaggcggcactgacagggtggagtccagcaagctgcggtgacgtcggacacggacggtgctgacagcgtggagtccagcgggcagtggtgacgtcggacgcggacggttctcacagcgtggagtgcagcgtgctgtggtgacgacggacgcggacggtgcagacAGCGTGGAGTCAAACGGGCTGTGGTGACGACGGACACGGACGACGCTGCCAccgtggagtgcagcaggctgtggtgacgtcggacacaggcggcactgacagggtggagtctagcaagctgcggtgacgtcggacgcggacggtgctgacagtgttgAGTCCTGTAGTCTGTgaagacgtcggacgcggacggtgctcacagcgtggagtgcggcgggctgtggtgacgtcggacaccgaCGGCGCTGACAGGGTGGAGTccagcaagctgcggtgacgtcggacacggatggtgctgacggcgtggagtccagcgggctgtggtgacgtcggacgcggacggtgcacagagtgtggagtgcagtgggctgtggtgacgtcggtcacggacggtgctcacagcgtggagtgcttcctgctgtggtgacgtcggacgcggacggtgctgacagcgtggagtacaGCGGTCTGTGTTGACGTCGGACATGACGATGCTCACACTGTGGACTGCAGGGGGCagtggtgacgtcagacgcggacggtgctgacggcgtgaagtgcagcgggctgtggtgacgtcagacgcggacgaTGCTCACAGCGAGGATTGCAGCAGGCGGGGGTGACGCCGGACACAGCCggcactgacagcgtggagtgtagcaggctgtggtgacgtcggatacggatggtgctgacagcgtgtagtgcagcgggctgtggtgatgtgagacctgtacggtgctgacagcgtggagtgcagcgggctgtggtgacatcgGACACGGATGGTGACACAGCATGGAGTCCAACGGGCTGTTGTGACGTTGGACTcgtacggtgctcacagcgtggagtgcagcgggctgtggtgacgtcaaacgaggacggtgctgacagcctggagtccagcgggctgtggtgacgtcggatacggacggcgctgacagcgtggagtgcagcggtctgtggtgacgtcggacgtggacggtgctgacagcgtggactGCTGCAtcagtggtgacgtcggacacggacggtgctgacagcgtggaatcgagccggctgtggtgacgtcagacacggacggtgctgacagcgtggagtgcaccaggctgtggcgacgtcggacgcgggcggtgctcacagcgtggagtgcagtgggctgtggtgacgacggacgtggacggtgctgacagcgtggagtgcagcgtgctgtggtgacgtcggacatggacggtgctgacagcgtggagtccagcgggatttggtgacgtcggacgcgcacggtgctgactgcgtggagtgcagcgggctgtggtgatgtcagacCCGGATTGTGCTTACAGCGAGGAGTCCAGCAGGCTGCGGTTACGTCGGACACGGACTGTGCTGACAAAGTGGAGTgctgcgggctgtggtgacgtcggacgcggacggtgcacacagcgtggagagcagcgggctgtggtgacgtcggacacggacggcgctgacagcgtggagtgcagtgggctgtagttacgtcggacacagacggcactgaaagcgtggagtgcagcaggctgtggtgacgttggaCGCATGCGGTGCCGAcagtgtggagtccagcgggctgtggtgacgtctatCGCAGACGGTGCTGACATCAtggggtgcagcgggctgtggtgacgtcggacacggacgctgctgacagcgtggagtccagcaggctgtggtgactttGGAcacagacggtgctgacagcgtggaatgcagcgggctgtggtgacgtcggacgcgaacGGTGCACACATCGTAAAGAgctgcgggctgtggtgacgtcggacacgaacggtgctgacagcgtcgagtccagcaggctgtcgtgacgtcagacgcggacgcttgctgacagcgtggagtccagcgggctgtggtgatgtcagacccggacggtgctgactgcgtggagcacagcgggctgtggtgacgtcggacacagacggcACTGATAGAGTGGAGTACAGCAAGCTGTGGAGACGTCGGACACGgtcggtgctgacagtgtggagtccagcgggcagtggtgacgtcggacgagggcggtgctgacagtgtggagtcctgtgggctgtgaagacgtcggacgcggacagtgctgacagtgtggagtgcagcgggctgtggtgacgtcggacatggacgaTGCTACAAAGTGTGGACTGCTGCAGGCAGTGGTGACGTcatacgcggacggtgctgacggcgtggagtgcagcgggctgtggtgacgtcagacgcggacggtgctcacagcgaggattgcagcgggcggggatgacgccggacacagccggcactgacagcgtggagcgtagcaggctgtggtgacgtcggacacggatggtgctgacagcgtgaAGTGCACCGTGCTGTGGtggcgtcggacacggacggtgctgacagcgtgtagtgcggcgggctgtggtgacgtcggacgcgggcgatgctcacagcgtggagtgcagcgtgctgtggtgaagttggacgcggacggtgatggcagcatggagtgcagctggctgtggtgacgtcggacgcggacggtgctgacagtgtggagtcctgtggGCTGTGAAGACATCGGACGccgacggtgctgacagcgtggtgtccagcgggctgtggtgacgtcggacgcggacggtgctgacggcgtggagtccagtgggctgtggtgacgtcggacacggacggtgctgacagcgtggagtccagcgggctgtggtgacgtcggatacggacggcgctgacagcgtggagtgcagcggtctgtggtgacgtcggacgtggacggtgctgacagcgtggagtccagtgggctgtgttgacgtcggatgcggacgttggtgacagattggagtccagcgggctgtggtgacgtcggacgcggacggtgcacacagcgtaaagagcagcgggctgtggtgacgtcggatacggacggcgctgacagcgtggagtgcagcgggctgtggtgacgtcggacacggacgctgctgacagcgtggagtccagcaggctgtggtgacttcggacatggacggtgctgacagcgtggagtgaagcgggctgtggtgacgtcggacgcggacggtgcacacagcgtaaagagcagcgggctgtggtgacgtcggacacggacggcgctgacagcgtggagtgcagtgggcttTGGTGACGGCGGACGCAGACGGTGCTGACAGTATAAagtccagtgggctgtggtgacgtcggaaacgaacggtgctgacagtgtcgagtccagcaggctgtcgtgacgtcggacgcggacggtgctgacagcgtggagtccagcgggctgtggtgatgtcagacccggacagtgctgactgcgtggagcgcagcgggctgtggtgatgttggacacggatggtgctcacagcatggagtccagggggctgtggtgacgtcggactaggacggtgctcacagcatggagtgcagcggcaTGTGCTGACTTCGGACGCGgacggcactgacagggtggagtaCAGAGAGCTGTGGAGATGTCGGACAcggtcggtgctgacagcgtggagtgcagcgggctgcggtgacgtcggacgcggatggtgctgacagcgttgtgtgcagcgggctgtggtgtggTCGGACGCGGACAGAGCActcagcatggagtgcagcgggctgtggtgacgttggtcacggacggcgctgacagcgcggagtgcagcgggctgaggtgacgtcggacgcggacggtgctgacagtgtggagtccagtgggctgtggtgacgtcggacgcggacggtgctgacagcgtggaatgcAGCGGTCTGTGGTAACGTCGGACGCAgacggcactgacagggtggagtaCAGAAAGCTCTGGAGACGTCGGACAcggtcggtgctgacagcgtggagtgcagcgggctgtggtgacgtcggacacaggcggcactgactgggtggagtccagcaagctgcggtgacgtcggacacggacggtgctgacagcgtggagtccagcgggcagtggtgacgtcggacgcggacggtgctcacagcgtggagtgcagcgttcTGTGGTGACGCcggacgcggacggtgcagacAGCGTGGAGTCCAACGGGCTGTGGTGACGACGGACACGGACGACGCTGCCAccgtggagtgcagcaggctgtggtgacgtcggacacaggcggcactgaGAGGGTGGAGTCTagcaagctgcggtgacgtcggacacggacggagctgacagagtggagtccagcgggctgtggtgacgtcggacgtggacggtgcacacagcgtggaGAGCAGCGCGCTGAGGTGACGTCTGTCaccgacggtgctcacagcgtggaatgcagcgggctgtggtgatgtcggacgcggacggtgatggcagcatggagtgcagctggctgtggtgacgtcggacgcggacggtgctgacagtgtggagtcctgtggtctgtgaagacgtcggacgcggacggtgctcacagcgtggagtgcggcgggctgtggtgacgtcggacaccgaCGGCGCTGACAGGGTGGAGTccagcaagctgcggtgacgtcggacacggacggtgctgacagcgtggagtccagcgggctgtggtgacgtcggacgcgggcggtgctcacTGTGTGGAGTGCAGCGGACTGTGGTGAAGTCAGACCCGGGCGTGCTGACAGCGTAGAGTCCAGCggcgtgtggtgacgtcggacgcagacggtgctgacagcgtgtggtgcagcgggctgtggtggcaTCGGACACGGATGTtgctcacagcatggagtccaacgggctgttgtgacgttggacgcggacggtgctcacagcgtggagtgcagcgcgCTGTGGTGACGTCAAACGAGGACGGTGCAGACAGCCAGGAGTCCAGcgagctgtggtgacgtcggatacggatggcactgacagcgtggagtgcagcggtctgtggtgacgtcggacgtggacggtgctgacagcgtggagtccagtgggctgtgttgacgtcggacgtggacggtactgacagcgtggagtgcaacgggctgtggtgacatcggacgcggaccgtgctgacagcgtggactgcagctggctgtggtgacatcggacacggacggtcctgacagcgtggagtccaggcggctgtggtgacgtcggaaacggatggtgctgacagagtggagtgcagcgggctgtggtgacgtcagacacggacggtgcacacagtgtggagtgcagtgggctgtaGTGCAGTCAGACCCGGGCGTAGagaccagcgggctgtggtgacgtcaaacgaggacggtgctgacagcctggagtccagcgggctgtggtgacgtcggatacgGAAGGCGCTGACAACGTagagtgcagcggtctgtggtgacgtcggacgtggacggtgctggcagcgtggagtccagtgggctgtgttgacgtcggaagcggacgttggtgacagattggagtccagcgggctgtggtggcgtcggaagcggacggtgctgacagcatggggtgcagcgggctgtggtgacgtcggacacagtcGGCGCTGACAGGGTCGAGTCCGGCAAGCTGCGGTGACgccggacacggacggtgctgacagcgtgtagtgcgCCGGGCTGTGGTCACGTCGAacgcgggcggtgctcacagcgtggagtgcagcgggctgtagtGCAGTCAGACCCGGGCGGTGCTGACAGCGTAGagaccagcgggctgtggtgacgtcaaacgaggacggtgctgacagcctggagtccagcgggctgtggtgacgtcggatacgGAAGGCGCTGACTACGTagagtgcagcggtctgtggtgacgtcggacgtggtCGGTGCTGGCAGcgtggagtccagtgggctgtgttgacgtcggtagcggacgttggtgacagattggagtccagcgggctgtggtggcgtcggaagcggacggtgctgacagcatggggtgcagcgggctgtggtgacgttggacactgacaatgctcacagcgtggagtgctgctggctgtggtgacgtcgggcacggacggtgctgacagcatcGAGTGCAGCGGGCAGTGGTGCTGTCGGACACTAACGGTGCAAAAATTGTttagtccagcgggctgtggtgaagtcGTACactgacggtgctcacagcgtggagtgctgcaggctatggtgacgtcggacgcggacggtgctgacagcgaggAGTCCaccgggctgtggtgacgtcggacgcaggcggtgctgacagcgtggtgtgcagcgggctgtggtgatgtgagaaccgtacggtgctgacagcgtggagtgcagcgggctgttatgatgtcggacgcggacggtgcacacagtgtggagtgcagtgggctgtggtgacgtcggtcacagacggtgctcacagcgtggagtgctgctggctgtggtgacgtcggacgcggacggtgctgacagtgtggagtcctgaGGGCTGTgaagacgtcggacgcggacggtgctgacagcgtggagtgcagcgggctgtggtgacgtcggacacaaaCGGCGCTGACGGAGTGGAGTccagcaagctgcggtgacgtcggacacggacggtgctgacagcgtgtagtgcggcgggctgtggtgacgtcggacgcgggcagtgctcacagcgtggagtgcagcggtctgtgttgacgtcggacatggacggtgctgacagcgtggagagcaacgggctgtggtgacatcggacgcggactgtgctgacagcgtggattgcagcgggctgtggtgacgtcggacacggacggtgctgacagcgtggagtccacggggctgtgttgacgtcggaagcggacggtgatgacagagtggagtgcagcgggctgtgatGATGTCGGAcacgacggtgctcacagcgtggagtgctgcaggCTGTGGTGATGTCAACGGGGACGGTGCTGAcaccgtggagtgcagcgggctgtggtgacgtcggacatggacgaTGCTCACAGTGTGGACTGCTGCAGGCagtggtgacgtcagacgcggacggtgctgacggcgtggagtgcagcgggctgtggtgaagtcagacccgtgcggtgctgacagcgtagagtccagcgggctgtggtgacgtcggacgcagacggtgctgacagcgtggagtccagcgggctgtggtgacgtcggaggcggacggtgctgacagcgtggagtgcagccggctgtggtgaagtcagacccgtgcggtgctgacagcgtagagtccagcgggctgtggtgacgtcggacgcagacggtgctgacagcgtgtagtgcagaggggctgtggtgatgtgagacctgtacggtgctgacagcgtggagtgcagcgggctgtggtgacatcggacacggatggtgctcacagcatggagtccaacgggctgttgtgacgttggacgcggacggtgctcataGCGTAGAgtacagcgggctgtggtgacgttaaacgaggacggtgctgacagcgtggagtccagtgggTTGTGTTGACGTCGGACGTTGGTGACAgattggagtccagcgggctgtggtgacgtcggaagcggacggtcctgacagcgtggagtgcagcggtctgtgttgacgtcggacgtggacggtgctgacagcgtggagtgcaacgGGCTGTGGTGAAATCGAACACGGACTTTGCTGGCAGCGTggattgcagcgggctgtggtgacgccgtacacggacggtgctgacagcgtggagtccaggcggctgtggtgacgtcggaagcggacggtgatgacagagtggagtgcagcgggctgtggtgacgtcagacacggacggtgctcacagcgtggagtgctgcaggctgtggtgatgtcggacggggtcggtgctgacagcatggagtgcagcggggTGTGGTTACGTCGGACATGAACGATGCTCACAGCGTGGACTGCTGCATTCAGTGGTGACgttggacacggacggtgctgacagcgtggaatcgagccggctgtggtgacgtcagacacggacggtgctgacagcgtggagtgcaccaggctgtggcgacgtcggacgcgggcggtgctcacagcgtggagtgcagtgggctgtggtgacgtcggacgtggacggtgctgacagcgtggagtgcagcgggctgttgtGATGTCGGACAtaaacggtgctgacagcgtggagtccagcgggatttggtgacgtcggacgctcaagctgctgacagcgtggagtgctgcgggctgtggtgatgtcagacCCGGATTGTGCTGACAGCGaggagtccagcaggctgtggtgacgtcggacacggactgtgctgacagcgtggagtgctgcgggctgtggtgacgtcggacgcggacggtgcacacagcgtggagagcagcgggctgtggtgacgtcggacacggacggcgctgacagcgtggagtgcagtgggctgtaGTGACGTCGGACACAGACAGCACTGAAAGCGTGGAgttcagcaggctgtggtgacgtcggacacggacgaagctggcagcgtggagtgcagcgcgCTGTGGTGACGTTGGACGCGGGCTGTGCCGAcagtgtggagtccagcgggctgtggtgacgtctatCGCAGAAGGTGCTGACATCGtggggtgcagcgggctgtggtgacgtcggacacggacgctgctgacagcgtggagtccagcaggctgtggtgacttcggacatggacggtgctgacagagtggaatgcagcgggctgtggtgacgtcggacgcggacggtgcacacatCGTAAAGAGCAGCGGGCTGTGGAGACGTCGGACACGAGCGGTGCTGACAGCGGCGTGTCCAGCAGGCTgtcgtgacgtcggacgcggacggtgctgacagcgtggagcccagcgggctgtggtgatgttagACCCGGAC encodes the following:
- the LOC124581871 gene encoding mucin-6-like, whose amino-acid sequence is MSPQPAALHAVSTVQVSHHHSPLHYTLSAPSVSDVTTACYTPRCQCRLCPASPPPAAILAHRPRLTSPLPPAVHSVSIVMSDVNTDRCTPRCQHRPRPTSPQQEALHAVSTVRDRRHHSPLHSTLCAPSASDVTTARWTPRRQHHPCPTSPQLAGLHPVSAVGVRRHHSPPHSTLPLHSTLSAPNVSDVSTAFCTPPCQCRLRPTSPQPAAPLAVCTVCVRRHHSPLHSTLCAPCASDDTTARCTQRCQHHPRLTSPQPAGLHAVSPVRVRRHYSLLDSTLSVPPVSDVTAAHWTPHCQHRPRPTSPQPAALRAVSAVRDQRHHSPLHSMLSAPSASDHTTARCTQRCQHHPRPTSPQPAAFHAVSTDRVRRLHGFLYSTLSVPSASDVTTDRCTPRCHHRPRPTHHRPLDSTLSAPSASEVSTCRCTPCCEHRPSPTSPQPAGLLSVSTVRVRRHHSRLHSTLSVPSVSDVTTARCTPRCQHRPRPTHHSPPDSTLSAPSTSDVSTCRCTQLCGHRPRPTSPQPVGLQAVSTIRVQHHHSPLRSTQSALSGSDITTARWTPRCQHRPRPTSRQPAGLDAVSTVRFRRHHSPLDFILSAPSASAVTKGHCTPRCQRRPCPTSPQPAALHAVSTVRVRSHHSLLDSTLSAASVSDVTTARCTIRCQHRSLSTSPQPAGLQSVTNVRFRRQHSTLYSTLSAPSTSVVTTDRCTPRCQRRPYPTSPQAAGLQAVSTILV
- the LOC124581872 gene encoding proteoglycan 4-like codes for the protein MPPQPAAPHAVSTVCVRRHHTPLDSTLSARPGLTSPQSAALHTVSTARVRRHHSPLDSTLSAPSVSDVTAACWTPPCQRRRCPTSPQPAALHAVSTVRVRRLHRPQDSTLSAPSASDVTTASCTPCCHHRPRPTSPQPAAFHAVSTVGDRRHLSALLSTLCAPSTSDVTTARWTPLCQLRPCPTSPQLARLHPLSAACVRRHHSLLHSTVAASSVSVVTTARWTPRCLHRPRPASPQNAALHAVSTVRVRRHHCPLDSTLSAPSVSDVTAACWTPPSQCRLCPTSPQPAALHAPAALRAVSAVRDQRHHSPLHSMLSALSASDHTTARCTQRCQHHPRPTSPQPAALHAVSTDRVRHLHSSLYSTLSVPSASEVSTCRCTPCCEHRPSPTSPQPPGLHAPAGLHAVSTVRVRRHDSLLDSTLSAPFVSDVTTAHWTLYCQHRLRPPSPKPTALHAVSAVRVRRHHSPLLFTLCAPSASDVTTARFTPRCQHRPCPKSPQPAGLHAVSSVRVRRHHSPLHSTLSAPSVSDVTTARCSLRCVHRPRPTSPQPAGLQSVTNVRIRRQHSPLDSTLSAPSTSDVTTDRCTPRCQRRPYPTSPQPAGLHAVSTVRVRRHHSPLDSTPSAPSASDVTTARWTPRCQHRRRPMSSQPTGLHTVSTVRVRRHHSQLHSMLPSPSASNFTTARCTPRCEHRPRPTSPQPAALHAVSTVRVRRHHSTVHFTLSAPSVSDVTTACYAPRCQCRLCPASSPPAAILAQSTLCSIVHVRRHHSPLHSTLSALSASDVFTAHRTPHCQHRPRPTSPLPAGLHTVSTDRVRRLHSLLYSTLSVPSVSDVTTARCAPRSQHRPGLTSPQPAGLHAVSKRPRLTSRQPAGLDAVSTVRVRRHHSPQLFTMCAPFASDVTTARCIPRCQHRLCPKSPQPAGLHAVSSVRVRRHHSPLHPMMSAPSAIDVTTARWTPHCRHRMRPTSPQPAALHAFSAVCVRRNYSPLHSTLSAPSVSDVTTARCSPRCVHRPRPTSPQPAALHFPAALHAVSTVRVRRHQIPLDSTLSAPSMSDVTTARCTPRCQHRPRPSSPQPTALHAVSTARVRRRHSLVHSTLSAPSVSDVTTAGSIPRCQHRPCPTSPLMQQSTLSAPSTSDVTTDRCTPRCQRRPYPTSPQPAGLQAVSTVLV